In Sphingobium sp. Z007, one DNA window encodes the following:
- a CDS encoding sigma 54-interacting transcriptional regulator, which translates to MSTLDVSRGVCALLPGLQHWLENAFYEVRIVDAASPRDRDSQRILLATEIGHATYRDILINVVDGAPSLVPAANGLPARVAFGIADMGFAFALIAELARPAAIPAVGDSGSARLMTLAGRVARSDATVLIQGDTGTGKEGMARFLHAQSGRTGHDFIAVNCAALPETMMEAMLFGHKKGSFTGASNASEGLFLAADGGTLFLDEIAELPLSLQSKLLRALQEGEVLPVGATHSVPVDVRIIAACNRDLAGEVAAGRFREDLYWRLNVMPLELRPLAERPGDVAAIAAAMLLRHQDMAKAPFIWPTAAAMDKLTAHIWRGNARELGNVLQRALVLRDGAMIEADDLHLTGAPQPLRIVPPIVVPASIAPASIHVEPTRLRDVAHHSKLEAIRIALRETDGHRAAAARKLGISERTLRYRLAEMRELAAA; encoded by the coding sequence ATGTCGACACTAGACGTGAGCCGTGGCGTCTGCGCGCTTCTTCCGGGGCTGCAGCACTGGCTTGAAAATGCCTTTTACGAGGTGCGCATCGTCGATGCGGCCAGCCCCCGTGACAGGGACAGCCAACGCATTCTACTGGCGACCGAGATCGGCCACGCCACCTATCGCGATATCCTGATCAATGTCGTTGACGGTGCGCCCTCGCTGGTGCCCGCCGCCAATGGCCTGCCGGCGCGGGTCGCCTTTGGCATAGCCGACATGGGCTTCGCCTTCGCCCTCATCGCCGAACTCGCCCGTCCCGCCGCGATCCCCGCGGTCGGCGACAGCGGCAGCGCACGGCTGATGACGCTGGCCGGCCGTGTCGCCCGCAGCGACGCCACGGTCCTGATCCAGGGCGACACCGGCACCGGCAAGGAAGGCATGGCGCGCTTCCTGCACGCCCAATCGGGCCGCACCGGCCATGACTTCATCGCCGTCAATTGCGCCGCGCTCCCCGAAACCATGATGGAAGCAATGCTGTTCGGGCATAAGAAAGGCAGCTTCACCGGCGCGTCCAATGCGTCGGAAGGGCTGTTCCTGGCCGCCGACGGCGGCACGCTGTTCCTCGACGAAATCGCCGAACTGCCGCTTTCGCTCCAGTCCAAGCTGCTGCGCGCGCTGCAGGAAGGCGAAGTCCTGCCTGTCGGCGCGACCCATTCGGTGCCGGTCGATGTCCGCATCATCGCGGCCTGCAACCGCGATCTGGCGGGTGAAGTCGCCGCCGGCCGCTTTCGCGAAGATCTCTACTGGCGTTTGAACGTCATGCCGCTGGAACTGCGCCCGCTCGCCGAACGCCCCGGCGATGTCGCCGCGATCGCCGCCGCCATGCTGCTGCGCCACCAGGACATGGCGAAGGCGCCGTTCATATGGCCGACCGCCGCGGCGATGGACAAGCTGACCGCCCATATCTGGCGCGGCAACGCCCGCGAACTGGGCAATGTCCTGCAACGCGCCCTGGTGCTGCGCGACGGCGCAATGATCGAGGCGGACGACCTGCACCTCACCGGCGCACCACAGCCGCTGCGCATTGTGCCGCCGATCGTCGTCCCGGCATCGATCGCGCCTGCCTCTATCCATGTCGAACCGACCCGCCTGCGCGACGTCGCCCATCACAGCAAGCTAGAGGCCATCCGCATCGCCCTGCGCGAAACCGATGGTCACCGCGCCGCCGCCGCCCGCAAACTGGGCATTTCCGAACGCACGCTGCGCTATCGGCTCGCCGAAATGCGCGAGCTGGCAGCGGCTTGA
- the fliE gene encoding flagellar hook-basal body complex protein FliE gives MTGVSPTDSVMAIRNAILQKNAALRDVASTGPVGGASGPDAAQGTKPGGFTEALNSALQQVNGLQAQAGEAAASFERGETTDIAAVMLAKQQASVSFEATLQVRNKLLSAYKDIMSMPV, from the coding sequence ATTACCGGCGTATCCCCCACAGACAGCGTCATGGCGATCCGCAACGCCATCCTGCAGAAGAACGCAGCGCTGCGCGACGTAGCCTCGACCGGCCCCGTTGGCGGCGCATCCGGCCCCGACGCCGCGCAGGGCACCAAGCCCGGCGGCTTTACCGAAGCGCTCAACAGCGCGCTGCAACAGGTCAACGGCCTGCAAGCCCAGGCGGGGGAGGCCGCGGCCTCGTTCGAGCGTGGCGAAACCACCGACATCGCCGCCGTCATGCTGGCTAAACAGCAGGCGTCGGTCAGCTTCGAAGCGACCCTTCAGGTCCGCAACAAACTCCTGTCCGCCTATAAGGACATTATGAGTATGCCGGTCTAA
- the mdoH gene encoding glucans biosynthesis glucosyltransferase MdoH, with protein sequence MTGNGGVQAPTTDAGGKPLARAFEQVPPESALAMPEQDFGARPDLIARRPLNIDIWARRLLVVLLALLPAAMAAHEMRRSIGLDGISAWEGVYLALFIPLFAWIAFGFATAMIGFLLLTVGKGRSVTPRPLNAATPLKGKTAILLPVCNEDFLGVLGRLSIMERSLAQVMGGERFEFFILSDSNPENGEVERRAYQEMRASFSRPVHYRRRALNIGRKPGNIAEWVQRFGGGYDYMVVLDADSVVSGQTMARLAADMERHPHVGLIQTVPTVMGAATLFARWQQFASRLFGPTSAAGMIWWAGSEGMFWGHNAIVRVSAFAESCGLPELPGRAPFGGHILSHDMLEAALLRRRGWDVHMVTAEDSFEEFPPSMPDLFTRDRRWCQGNIQHVPLLMKIKGLHPVSRFQLLVGASAYCTSPLWLALMLVVLGGALTGVWPPAAILPSGGLLALTAVLLFGPKLLAILWAVADPARRIGFGGGARMTRGVLVDIVLSILMAPVAMLTQTINLFSILMGRKASWNGQTRDRDGMAMTSAIWLFKWHILLGAGLTTMAVKAGSLGWMSPVVAGLFAAPVLAALTARKDLGRRAEEHGLLQVADPWWRTQSYRPLRFRWPSTDGRRVGPVAANDE encoded by the coding sequence ATGACGGGGAATGGAGGCGTGCAGGCGCCGACCACCGATGCCGGGGGCAAGCCGCTGGCGCGCGCCTTTGAACAGGTGCCGCCGGAAAGCGCGCTGGCGATGCCCGAACAGGATTTCGGCGCCCGACCGGACCTGATCGCGCGTCGCCCGCTCAACATCGATATCTGGGCGCGCCGTTTGCTGGTGGTGCTGCTTGCCCTGCTCCCCGCCGCCATGGCCGCGCACGAAATGCGGCGGTCGATCGGGCTGGACGGCATTTCCGCGTGGGAGGGCGTCTATCTTGCGCTCTTCATTCCGCTCTTCGCCTGGATCGCCTTTGGTTTCGCGACCGCGATGATCGGTTTCCTGCTGTTGACGGTCGGCAAGGGGCGCAGCGTCACCCCTCGCCCACTCAATGCCGCGACCCCGCTCAAGGGCAAGACCGCGATCCTGCTGCCGGTGTGCAACGAGGATTTCCTGGGCGTGCTGGGTCGCCTGTCGATCATGGAGCGGTCGTTGGCCCAGGTGATGGGCGGCGAGCGGTTCGAATTTTTCATCCTGTCCGATTCCAATCCCGAAAATGGCGAAGTCGAGCGCCGCGCCTATCAGGAAATGCGCGCGTCCTTTTCCCGTCCCGTCCATTATCGCCGGCGCGCGCTAAATATCGGGCGCAAGCCGGGCAATATCGCCGAATGGGTGCAGCGCTTTGGCGGCGGATACGATTATATGGTGGTGCTGGACGCCGACAGCGTGGTCAGCGGGCAGACGATGGCGCGCCTGGCCGCCGATATGGAGCGGCATCCGCATGTCGGGCTGATCCAGACCGTCCCTACCGTAATGGGCGCCGCCACTTTGTTTGCGCGCTGGCAGCAATTCGCCAGCCGGTTGTTCGGGCCGACATCGGCCGCCGGCATGATCTGGTGGGCGGGATCGGAAGGCATGTTCTGGGGCCATAATGCGATTGTGCGGGTCAGCGCTTTTGCCGAAAGTTGCGGCCTGCCCGAACTGCCGGGTCGTGCGCCCTTTGGCGGGCATATATTGAGCCACGATATGCTGGAAGCCGCCCTGCTGCGCCGCCGCGGCTGGGACGTGCATATGGTCACGGCGGAGGATAGTTTCGAGGAATTTCCACCGTCGATGCCGGACCTCTTCACCCGCGATCGCCGCTGGTGTCAGGGCAATATCCAGCATGTGCCGCTGCTGATGAAGATCAAGGGGCTGCATCCGGTCAGCCGGTTTCAGTTGCTGGTCGGTGCGTCGGCCTATTGCACGTCGCCGCTATGGTTGGCGTTGATGCTGGTGGTGTTGGGCGGCGCGCTGACCGGGGTTTGGCCGCCCGCTGCGATCCTGCCGTCAGGCGGATTGCTGGCGCTGACGGCGGTGCTGCTGTTCGGTCCCAAATTGCTGGCGATCCTGTGGGCGGTGGCCGATCCCGCCCGGCGGATCGGCTTTGGCGGCGGGGCGCGGATGACGCGCGGCGTGCTGGTCGATATCGTGCTGTCGATCCTGATGGCGCCGGTGGCGATGCTGACCCAGACGATCAACCTGTTCAGCATCTTGATGGGCCGCAAGGCGAGCTGGAACGGGCAGACCCGCGATCGCGACGGCATGGCGATGACCAGCGCGATCTGGCTGTTCAAATGGCATATATTGTTGGGTGCGGGGCTGACCACCATGGCGGTCAAGGCCGGCAGTTTGGGATGGATGTCGCCGGTGGTCGCAGGCCTATTCGCCGCGCCGGTGCTGGCGGCGCTGACCGCGCGCAAGGATCTGGGGCGCAGGGCGGAGGAACATGGCCTGCTCCAGGTCGCCGATCCCTGGTGGCGGACGCAAAGCTATCGGCCGTTGCGGTTTCGCTGGCCCAGCACCGATGGGCGTCGGGTCGGGCCGGTGGCGGCGAATGATGAGTGA
- the fliF gene encoding flagellar basal-body MS-ring/collar protein FliF — translation MENALSTNVGASAPALTATPSFGNGAKGVDALKARFTGFIKQPAVAKSLPLLGLLGTVAVAGAAWLALREPPQRDLFRALPDSDKSAVAQVLDQSGIKYDFDNSGGMTVGEDDYFKAKMMLAAQGLPKSAPDGNSMIDSLPMGASRAVEGEKLRTAREMDLARTIEAIDSVETAKVHLAVEPPSVFLRERSKPSASVMLRLANGRTLTDAQVNAIVHLVASSIPELNPDDISLVDQNGRLLSNNDGNAADDRQLAVQGKIEDRYRQSVIALLTPILGTGNFSTEVHAELNFAERQATRETYPQDEARLRNETGTWASDPRGQGTGEASGIPGALSNQAPVNPTVTQTNPNGQAVTQGQTAQGTQTAPGTPPNPLMKTEETFNRSFELGREVSVTRDAIGTVKRLSVAVALDTAPDGKARTPQEIAALEALVKGAVGFDQARGDVVALSSRSFLKTAEVTPPWYEADWMSPLVRNVSALLVALLVIFGIGRPLLKRRAATQDALPAPTPEEGQRIGREISSEITKQAVVAGPDGAEAKITLDMISSTYDYAQRADLIRNFVKQDPDRAALVVRDLLKEGKKENA, via the coding sequence ATGGAAAACGCACTCAGCACCAATGTCGGCGCATCGGCGCCCGCTCTCACCGCCACCCCATCCTTCGGGAACGGGGCCAAGGGCGTGGACGCGCTCAAGGCGCGCTTCACCGGCTTCATCAAACAGCCCGCAGTGGCCAAAAGCCTGCCGCTGCTCGGCCTGCTCGGCACCGTCGCGGTCGCGGGTGCGGCCTGGCTAGCGCTGCGCGAACCGCCCCAGCGCGACCTGTTCCGCGCCCTGCCTGACAGCGACAAGTCCGCCGTCGCACAGGTCTTGGACCAGAGCGGCATCAAATATGACTTCGACAACAGCGGCGGCATGACAGTCGGCGAAGACGATTATTTCAAGGCGAAGATGATGCTCGCCGCCCAAGGCCTGCCCAAGAGCGCGCCGGACGGCAACAGCATGATCGACAGCCTGCCCATGGGCGCATCGCGCGCGGTCGAGGGCGAAAAGCTGCGCACCGCCCGCGAAATGGACCTCGCCCGCACTATCGAGGCGATCGACAGCGTCGAAACCGCCAAGGTGCATCTGGCCGTCGAACCGCCCAGCGTCTTCCTGCGCGAACGGTCGAAGCCCTCCGCGTCGGTCATGCTGCGCCTCGCCAATGGCCGGACGCTCACCGATGCACAGGTCAACGCGATCGTCCATCTCGTCGCCTCCTCGATCCCGGAACTCAACCCGGACGATATCTCGCTTGTCGATCAGAACGGCCGCCTGCTCAGCAATAATGACGGCAACGCCGCCGACGATCGTCAGTTGGCGGTGCAGGGCAAGATCGAGGATCGCTATCGCCAGTCGGTGATCGCGCTGCTGACGCCCATCTTGGGCACCGGCAATTTCTCGACCGAGGTGCATGCCGAACTCAACTTCGCCGAACGGCAGGCCACCCGCGAGACCTACCCGCAGGACGAAGCGCGGCTGCGCAACGAAACCGGCACCTGGGCGTCCGATCCGCGCGGCCAGGGCACGGGCGAAGCATCCGGCATCCCCGGTGCGCTCAGCAACCAGGCCCCGGTCAATCCGACCGTGACCCAGACCAATCCCAATGGCCAGGCGGTGACGCAGGGCCAGACCGCGCAAGGCACGCAAACTGCGCCCGGCACGCCGCCCAACCCGCTGATGAAGACCGAAGAAACCTTCAACCGCAGCTTCGAACTGGGCCGCGAAGTGTCGGTGACCCGCGACGCCATCGGCACGGTCAAGCGTCTGTCGGTCGCCGTCGCGCTCGACACCGCACCCGACGGCAAGGCCCGCACCCCGCAGGAAATCGCCGCGCTGGAAGCATTGGTGAAGGGCGCAGTCGGTTTCGACCAGGCCCGCGGTGACGTGGTCGCGCTCTCCTCGCGCAGCTTCCTCAAGACGGCGGAAGTGACGCCGCCCTGGTATGAAGCCGACTGGATGTCGCCGCTGGTGCGCAACGTGTCGGCCCTGCTGGTCGCGCTGCTCGTCATCTTCGGCATCGGTCGCCCGCTTCTGAAGCGCCGCGCCGCAACGCAGGACGCTCTGCCTGCCCCGACCCCGGAGGAAGGCCAGCGCATCGGTCGCGAAATTTCCAGCGAAATCACCAAACAGGCGGTCGTCGCCGGGCCGGACGGGGCGGAGGCCAAGATCACGCTCGACATGATCTCCTCCACTTATGACTATGCCCAGCGCGCCGACCTCATCCGCAACTTCGTCAAGCAAGACCCTGATCGGGCCGCGCTCGTCGTCCGCGACCTCCTGAAGGAGGGGAAGAAGGAAAATGCCTGA
- a CDS encoding glucan biosynthesis protein, giving the protein MHKINRRAMIAASASALLLPDMLLAQTGGDAFSWEKLIGQAQRLARAPFKETAPHPGAAKVDYDALHQARFRDERTLWGDLPGDTGIRFFPLSVNAAQPVGIATVEKGRVTPLRYDPAMFDTPAGNAVAALGPDAGFAGFRIMNAARDGDWLSFLGASYFRAPSPQKQFGLSARAIAINTSLAGKEEFPRFTHFWLERTGNSSVTIYALLDGASISGAFRFVSSLGPQGVRQDVSAALFPRRAIPELGLMPMTSMFWYDQANRVQGTDWRPEIHDSDMLSIASADGTAQARPIVNPSAPHFSAFKEVSPKGFGLLQRDRDFDHYQDDGVFYDRRPSLWATPTKPLGAGAVRLYAFPTNSEYTDNIAAYWTPDAAPRAGARIDLAYRLDWSAARAPTSDGIAIVENVWRGRGDGGADRLVIDFAGVAAGGKPDIWADVAGGTLIKKAGYPVLGRDGLFRTVLDIQRAQGKSADIRLQLRTGDRGLSEYVHYPLGA; this is encoded by the coding sequence ATGCATAAGATCAACCGGCGCGCGATGATCGCCGCCTCCGCCTCCGCCCTGCTCCTGCCCGACATGCTGCTCGCCCAGACGGGGGGCGACGCCTTTTCATGGGAAAAGCTAATCGGGCAGGCGCAGCGCCTGGCGCGCGCGCCGTTCAAGGAGACCGCGCCGCATCCCGGCGCGGCCAAGGTAGATTATGACGCCCTGCATCAGGCGCGGTTTCGCGACGAACGCACGTTATGGGGCGACCTGCCCGGCGACACCGGCATCCGTTTCTTTCCGCTGTCGGTGAACGCCGCGCAGCCGGTGGGAATCGCGACAGTGGAGAAGGGCCGCGTGACCCCGCTGCGCTATGACCCCGCCATGTTCGACACGCCCGCGGGCAATGCGGTGGCGGCGCTGGGGCCGGATGCGGGCTTTGCCGGTTTTCGCATCATGAATGCGGCGCGCGACGGCGACTGGCTGTCCTTTTTGGGCGCAAGCTATTTCCGCGCGCCCAGCCCGCAAAAGCAGTTCGGCCTGTCGGCGCGCGCGATCGCGATCAACACCAGCCTTGCGGGCAAGGAGGAATTTCCCCGCTTCACCCATTTCTGGCTGGAGCGGACGGGCAATAGCAGCGTCACCATCTATGCGCTGCTGGACGGCGCATCGATCAGCGGCGCGTTCCGCTTCGTCAGCAGCCTGGGGCCGCAGGGGGTGCGGCAGGATGTCAGCGCTGCCCTCTTCCCGCGTCGCGCCATCCCCGAACTGGGGCTGATGCCGATGACCAGCATGTTCTGGTACGATCAGGCGAACCGTGTTCAGGGGACCGATTGGCGGCCGGAAATCCACGACAGCGACATGCTGTCGATCGCCAGCGCCGACGGCACCGCCCAGGCCCGGCCGATCGTGAATCCGTCCGCGCCCCATTTCAGCGCGTTCAAGGAAGTCAGCCCCAAGGGCTTCGGCCTGCTTCAGCGCGACCGCGATTTCGACCATTATCAGGATGACGGGGTTTTCTACGATCGCCGCCCCTCGCTCTGGGCGACGCCGACCAAGCCATTGGGCGCGGGTGCGGTGCGCCTTTACGCCTTCCCGACCAACAGCGAATATACCGACAATATCGCCGCCTATTGGACGCCGGACGCCGCACCGCGGGCGGGGGCGCGGATTGACCTCGCCTATCGGCTCGACTGGTCGGCGGCGCGCGCGCCGACTTCGGACGGTATCGCCATCGTCGAAAATGTCTGGCGCGGCCGCGGCGATGGCGGGGCCGATCGGCTGGTGATCGATTTTGCCGGTGTCGCTGCGGGTGGCAAGCCCGATATCTGGGCGGATGTGGCCGGCGGCACGCTCATCAAGAAAGCCGGTTATCCGGTGCTGGGCCGTGACGGTCTGTTCCGCACCGTGCTCGACATACAGCGCGCGCAGGGCAAGTCGGCCGATATCCGGCTCCAGTTACGGACCGGCGATCGCGGATTGAGTGAATATGTGCATTATCCGTTAGGCGCATGA
- a CDS encoding flagellin, with protein sequence MTVIGTNTGAMRSANASSAATKSLSTAMERLSTGKRINSAKDDAAGLAIASSMTAQIKGMTQGVRNANDGMSLAQTAEGALGEVSNMLQRMRELTVQALNGTNDTDAKANIQAEVAQLQTQITDTLTNTEFNGTKLFDSAQTISIQAGANAADKVDIELTDVLGDMAGALAVDATAPVDADLTTFNTALAAVATARADLGAVQNRLESTVNNLTNNITNLTDARSRIEDADFSAETTALAKQQILSQASTAMLAQANQSQQGVLKLIG encoded by the coding sequence ATGACTGTTATCGGAACCAACACTGGCGCCATGCGCTCGGCCAATGCTTCTTCGGCCGCTACCAAGTCGCTGAGCACCGCGATGGAACGCCTGTCCACCGGCAAGCGCATCAACAGCGCGAAGGACGACGCCGCTGGCCTCGCCATCGCATCCAGCATGACCGCGCAGATCAAGGGCATGACCCAGGGCGTCCGCAACGCCAATGACGGCATGAGCCTGGCGCAGACGGCGGAAGGCGCGCTTGGCGAAGTCAGCAACATGCTGCAGCGTATGCGTGAACTGACCGTCCAGGCGCTGAACGGCACCAACGACACCGACGCCAAGGCGAACATCCAGGCGGAAGTCGCCCAGTTGCAGACGCAGATCACCGACACGCTGACAAACACCGAATTCAACGGCACCAAGCTGTTCGACAGCGCGCAGACGATTTCGATCCAGGCCGGCGCCAATGCCGCCGACAAGGTGGACATCGAACTGACCGACGTTCTGGGTGACATGGCTGGCGCTCTGGCTGTCGATGCGACCGCCCCGGTGGATGCCGACCTGACGACCTTCAACACGGCGCTCGCCGCGGTCGCTACGGCTCGTGCCGACCTGGGTGCGGTGCAGAACCGCCTCGAATCGACGGTCAACAACCTGACCAACAACATCACCAACCTGACCGACGCCCGCAGCCGCATCGAAGACGCCGACTTCTCGGCCGAAACGACGGCGCTCGCCAAGCAGCAGATCCTGAGCCAGGCGTCGACCGCGATGCTGGCGCAGGCCAACCAGAGCCAGCAGGGCGTGCTCAAGCTGATCGGCTAA